The Macrobrachium nipponense isolate FS-2020 chromosome 24, ASM1510439v2, whole genome shotgun sequence genome segment gtgaatgtttagtgagtgcttGAGGTATAGTGAGTTTAGCGTtttatgaatgtttagtgtatggCGAGTGCCTTgtgattgtttagtgttattgagtgtgaatgctaagtatgtgtgtttagtgagtgtaagtGTGAGTGCTTTGTGAGTGTAAGTGTATTgttaatgttagtgtttagtgattggtACTTAGTGACTGTATGTAATTTACAAGAACCATTTATGCTTggcactgcttagatccaagagcagctgcttaggccttgaccacaatggtttaAGTGCTTAGGCCAACCTGGTTTTGTacggtaatttttctctgtgaaattgggtccagtaataataataataataataataataacaaggaatgaaggcataaagctaccagatgggaacaacatcaaacacatagatgatacgggatacaaatacctgggaataatggaaggaggggatataaaacaccaagagatgaaggacacgatcaggaaagaatatatgcagagactcaaggcgatactcaagtcaaaactcaacgccggaaatatgataaaagccatataaacacatgggcagtgccagtaatcagatacagcgcaggaatagtggaatggacgaaggcagaacttcgcaacatagaccagaaaacgaggtaacatatgacaatacacaaagcactacacccaagagcaaatacggacagactatacataacacgaaaggaaggagggaggggactactaagcatagaggactgagtcaacatcgagaacagagcactggggcaatatgaaaaccagtgaagatgagtggctcgagagtgcatgggaaggaggactgatgaaagtagacgaagactcgcaaatatacagacaggagaatgacaaacagaacagaggaatggcacaacaaaccgatgcacggacaatacatgagacagactaaagaactagccagcgaggaCACATggcaaagaacgatagatggaaataacatctctcccatatgtgggaagtgcaatacgaaaaatgaaaccataaaccacatagcatgcgaatgtccggcacttgcacagaaccagctcaaaaagaggcatgattcagtagcaaaagctctccaccggagcctgtggaagaaacaccagctaccttgcagtaataagtggtacgagcatcaacctgagggagtgatagaaaacgactatggtatcagaacagatagggtgatagtgcaaatagaccagacgtgacgttgattgacaaaatcaagaagaaagtatcactcattgatgtcgcaatatcaagggacaccagagttgaagagaaagaaagggaaaaaatggataagtatcaagacctgaaaacagaaataagaaggatatgggatatgccagtggaaattatacccataaacatgggaacattaggcacgaccccaagatccctgaaaaggaatctggaaaaaccagaggctgaagtagttccaggactcatgcagaagagtgtgatcctagaaacggcgaacatagtaaggaaagtgatggactactaaggaggcaggatgcaacccggaaccccacactataaataccacccagtcgcagGGCCGGAtttagggggtggggggcaaAGAGGGCACCTGCCCAGGTGCCTCCACATTTTAGGGGGCCTCAAAAAAAAGACCCAggcttaaataatttttaatttcagtaaatatataaggaataaaaGATTTTAgtcaggaataaaacaaaattgtggatatttatgatttatcttttttcatcacggaaaactacagtaaaaccaaagtaaaaaacgtgatattattagaaatttaggctatgtttatAGTTACCCCTAAAATTACCTCCTATCTATTTTAATCAGCGACACAAACATGTAAAAAGGACACACAATATCAATCGTAAATGCACACCAGCCATGTTCGAGCGAAAGAATCGAAATGGGGAAGTTGTGAAGCGTTCATGGCTCTGTTTCTCCCCAACAAATTGGAGAATCTACTGTTTTTTCTGTAAATTGATGGGTGCTACGAAATCGTAATTCACAGTTGATGGATTCTATGATTGGAAACTTGCTAGTAATCGACTTGTTGACCATGAACAATCCAAAGACCACCTTCAAGCAGTTTTGTCAGCAGCAACTCGTGCAGTGGGAGCTGGAAGCATAGACTCTAAATTTGAGTTGCAAGTGAATCAAATTGAACAATATTGGCGCAGTGTTATAAAGAGACTAGTGAGTGTGCTTAAATTTGCATGTGAACGCGGTCTAGCTCTTCGTGGCGATGATGAAAAAATTGGATCTCCTCATAATGGAAACGACTTAGGATTATTAGAACTTCTGGCTGAGTATGATGATTTCCTCAGGCAACACATCCAGAAACATGCAAATTGTGGCAGTGGTCATACAAATTATTTGTCTTCAACCATCTGTGAAGAACTAGTCAGCCTAATGGGTACTGAAGTTTTGAATGAAATCATTTCACGCATAAAATTGTCAAAATACTACTCAATTTCTCTTGATTCCACACCAGATGAAGGCCACGTTGATCAACTAAGTCTGATTTTCAGATACATGGAGCATGACACCCCCTGTAGAGAGATTTGTGAAGTTTTTGCCAAACCAAGGACATAAGGCTCAAGAAATGTTTGAAGGattaaaaaagtttcttgaaaataataacattGACATTCAAAATTGTCGTGATCAGTCATGTGATAACGCCTCTGCTATGAGTGGGAGATATAATGGCCTGCAAGCCAAAGTGGCAGCTGAAAATCCTCATGCAGTTTGGATACCCTGTATTGGTCATTCACTGAACCTGGTTGGAAAAGCTGCAGCTGAATGTTGTCAGGAAGCTCtcacatttttcagttttcttgagGCAGTTTATGTGTTTTTCACAGCTTCTACACATCGGTATGCAATCCTTACAGACCTACTGAAAACTGTTGAATCTGGTCCAGTATCGGTGCCAAAGAGGGTTTCTACAACACGATGGTCCTGTCGAGCAGATGCCGCGAAAGCACTTATTCAAGGATATCACCCAATCTGTGAAGCTCTTGCCAAAATAGCAAGTGATGAAAATGAGCTAGCCAAAGCACGGTATGAGGCCAATGGGCTCCATGACAAGATGCTCAAATTAGAGACTGccatttatgttgttttttggCATGACATTCTTGGCCGAGTTGATGCTACAAGTAACACACTGCAAGACCCAAAACTTGATCTGAACACAGCAGTAGCAGTGTTGAAGTCCTTGGAATGTTTTGTACGTGAAAAGCGAGAGTGCTTTCATGTTATTGAGAAGAAGGGACAGAACTTATCTGGAACCGATGAATATTTTCCACCACGCATTCGTCACCGCAATGTGCGCCTGAATCCGTTGGATTATGGACGATCTGAGGAAGTAACTCTTTCTCACTCTGAAAAGTTTCGTGTTGATAATTTTCTTCCAGTAATTGATCAGTTTTTGAGTGCTCTTAATCAACGTTTGAAGGCCTACAAGAACACCTGTTCCCTTTTCGGTTTCTTATCTGGACTGGAATCACTGAGCTGTACTGAAATAGAAGCAGCTGCagtaaaattagtttgtgaatatAAAGATGATCTGGATCAATCACTTGGTGTTGAACTTGTACAGTTTGCAGCTTTTTTCACCCAGTTTCTGGATGATTATGTTAAGACTGATAGATTTGGGAAGGAACATTTCCTTTACAAATTGCTGCTAGACAAGAAAGTTGCAGATACTTTTCCTAATGTTGAGATAATGCTACGGATGTACTTGGTGATTATGGTCACAAATTGCTCTGGAGAGCGTTCATTCAGCAAAATGAAGTATATCAAAAACAGACTACGTACTACAATGCATCATGATCGACTCAGTCACCTGGCTTTAATGAGCATTGAGTATGACATCCTCAGAGACATTGACTTTGACATATTGATCACCAAATTTGCAAGGGCCAAGTCTCGTAAAGTGTCTGGTCTGTAAATACAGATACCGCTATAGTTtttctattctacgaagaaacttTGGTTTTGATTTAAAGATTGGCGGCACTGAGTATGGGTCATGCCTCCTAATCACCTTCGAAAAATGGTCAGTTTGTACAGTCAGGTGTGAAGAGTCCTGATGAGTGAAGGCAAactaacatatatatgtagatttataGTAATAAAACATATGCTATTTATTTGAAATTGCTTTTCATAATCTTTTTATACTCGAGTGTACAGAGTCAGGAGAGGTCATTTTGCACACGTGATTAAGATGACCAAAATTCATTAATGGCAGGACCGGCAATGATGATTTCCCGGTGGAGCTTACAACGCCCCCCAGTGAGGCTTGCTTCGCTCGCCACCCGCCTCAAGCAGGGTGGGCCTCCACACATAGATTGCCCAGGGGCCTCCACATGCCTAAATCcggcccagtcgaattggaggactgtgatagataaaaaaaaataatattaatggtgTTAATTatgataagataataataatggtaaaatagataaataataacaataaaagtaatattaataatagtagtaataaagtATAGCACTATGAACTGGACCGAGGcgtttcaatatggccgcccgaaGTCACACACTGGGCAGGGAAATCGCCACTCTAGTGATTGATGCTCTATGATTCGAACCCATATCAAAGGACCCTGCCTGTGTCTTACACCAAAAACTATGTGCGTGTGTACATAgtacgtgtctgtgtgtgtgcgagatatgtaatgtttattgtacACAAGTCAGAGCGTGTGTAGGGCGAATGTC includes the following:
- the LOC135203805 gene encoding uncharacterized protein LOC135203805 — its product is MTPPVERFVKFLPNQGHKAQEMFEGLKKFLENNNIDIQNCRDQSCDNASAMSGRYNGLQAKVAAENPHAVWIPCIGHSLNLVGKAAAECCQEALTFFSFLEAVYVFFTASTHRYAILTDLLKTVESGPVSVPKRVSTTRWSCRADAAKALIQGYHPICEALAKIASDENELAKARYEANGLHDKMLKLETAIYVVFWHDILGRVDATSNTLQDPKLDLNTAVAVLKSLECFVREKRECFHVIEKKGQNLSGTDEYFPPRIRHRNVRLNPLDYGRSEEVTLSHSEKFRVDNFLPVIDQFLSALNQRLKAYKNTCSLFGFLSGLESLSCTEIEAAAVKLVCEYKDDLDQSLGVELVQFAAFFTQFLDDYVKTDRFGKEHFLYKLLLDKKVADTFPNVEIMLRMYLVIMVTNCSGERSFSKMKYIKNRLRTTMHHDRLSHLALMSIEYDILRDIDFDILITKFARAKSRKVSGL